One window of Cohnella hashimotonis genomic DNA carries:
- a CDS encoding stalk domain-containing protein, giving the protein MPILNKGLMALLTAALLLPAGASAASPGRAVSATAAATSSEVGTVASTAFVQVVAGEYYSTALRADGTVWAWGRTLFGELGVLESRVTSEIDRPVRLSGLPAIAAISTNGAGTQTGVATDGTIWEWGSRGAVQGGTTLPTKIPGLQNVKAAVPGFALKKDGTLWRWTYEPQAGDKPRIVVAQIAGTYRFASMIAAGNLVYALDGAGAVWGFGSIRKLDGSGLAFLTPARLAGFSAMKQLSAYQDRLVGVDTSGRVWQAQLDFEALYQQASPGPMKVKGKPARIATSLKAEEAEIANFDAVLIRTSGGEVWSTNKWLTGTAGKISGWSGIREIAAGYHHGLGIDARGKLWGVGGNQWFEAGSANVNDARMLYRPAPVLPAIGVMIDGKPLSTAFPAVMENERLLVPLKDTLKALGGTLKVNADATFELTVGRSTAVINLRSPEAEVDGQKFMLPQQPYTRLGAVMVPAALLKQMGVAVSWNSKLAELSMSRP; this is encoded by the coding sequence TTGCCAATATTAAATAAAGGACTGATGGCGCTGCTCACGGCCGCGCTGCTGCTGCCGGCCGGCGCGTCCGCGGCGAGCCCGGGCAGAGCGGTATCCGCGACGGCCGCGGCAACGTCGTCCGAGGTCGGCACCGTCGCTTCCACGGCTTTTGTCCAAGTCGTCGCCGGGGAATATTATTCGACCGCCCTCCGTGCAGACGGCACGGTATGGGCTTGGGGACGGACGCTGTTCGGCGAGCTCGGCGTCCTGGAGTCCCGCGTCACGAGCGAGATCGACAGGCCGGTCCGGCTCTCGGGATTGCCGGCGATCGCCGCGATCTCGACGAACGGCGCCGGCACGCAGACGGGCGTCGCGACGGACGGAACGATCTGGGAGTGGGGCTCGAGAGGCGCTGTGCAGGGCGGCACGACGCTGCCGACGAAGATTCCCGGCCTGCAGAACGTGAAGGCGGCCGTTCCGGGATTCGCTCTCAAGAAGGACGGCACATTGTGGAGATGGACCTACGAGCCGCAGGCAGGGGACAAGCCCAGGATCGTAGTCGCGCAGATCGCGGGAACTTATCGCTTTGCGAGCATGATCGCCGCGGGTAATCTCGTCTATGCGCTCGACGGCGCAGGCGCCGTCTGGGGCTTCGGGTCGATCCGGAAGCTGGACGGCAGCGGGCTTGCGTTCTTGACCCCCGCGCGTCTCGCAGGCTTTTCGGCGATGAAGCAGCTGTCCGCCTACCAGGATCGCCTCGTCGGCGTCGATACTTCGGGCCGGGTATGGCAGGCGCAGTTGGACTTTGAAGCGCTGTACCAGCAGGCCAGTCCCGGGCCGATGAAGGTAAAGGGCAAGCCGGCGCGGATCGCGACTTCGCTGAAGGCCGAGGAGGCGGAGATCGCGAACTTCGACGCCGTGCTGATCCGAACGTCAGGCGGCGAAGTATGGTCGACGAACAAGTGGCTGACCGGCACGGCAGGAAAGATAAGCGGCTGGTCGGGCATTCGCGAGATCGCCGCCGGCTATCATCACGGTCTGGGAATCGATGCCAGGGGCAAATTGTGGGGCGTCGGCGGGAATCAATGGTTCGAAGCGGGATCGGCTAACGTGAACGACGCGCGGATGCTGTACAGGCCCGCGCCCGTGCTGCCGGCAATCGGCGTGATGATCGACGGCAAGCCGCTCTCGACGGCCTTTCCTGCCGTGATGGAGAACGAACGCCTCCTTGTCCCGCTGAAGGACACCCTGAAGGCGCTCGGCGGCACCTTGAAGGTGAATGCGGACGCCACGTTTGAACTGACAGTCGGCCGTTCCACGGCCGTCATCAATCTTCGCTCGCCTGAGGCGGAGGTGGACGGGCAAAAGTTCATGCTGCCGCAGCAGCCGTACACAAGGCTGGGCGCTGTCATGGTGCCGGCCGCTTTGCTGAAACAAATGGGCGTAGCGGTCTCCTGGAATTCCAAGCTGGCGGAGCTTAGCATGAGCCGGCCGTAG
- a CDS encoding TraB/GumN family protein: MKKIGALFLSLILAVSVFSGAASAAAKPVSVWMDGAAVQFKQGVPMVENGTTLVPVRPLLEKLGVALNWDAKSQSVMGTKSGLSFALQAGNRTAVVNGVVVSLDVPPRIIRGTTYVPLRFVAEAIGYKVTWDAKNNAVSLTPLGQPGGSTGFLWKAEKNGNTVYLLGSIHVAQAQMYPLRAQIEAAYKASQYLGVEVDLTKTDDESIEKLIADKGMYKDGTTLKDHVSPETYQALVDILKANEMPTNTFDQYEPWVVAQSIPTASEEYQANLGIDAYFMGKAVSDNKLIVPLESAESQLALFDRFSPTLQEEQLQEAINAYSASSSGEMDALTRMWVTGDEDALRALVKASAEDQEYYKALVLDRNLTMSSKIEAYLNDDQNVTRMIIVGALHMLGDDGIITRLKNDGYTVTKL; the protein is encoded by the coding sequence TGTCAGTGTCTGGATGGACGGCGCGGCCGTGCAGTTCAAGCAAGGCGTTCCGATGGTGGAAAACGGGACGACGCTCGTGCCGGTGCGCCCGCTGCTTGAAAAGCTGGGCGTCGCTTTGAACTGGGATGCCAAAAGCCAGTCGGTCATGGGAACGAAAAGCGGATTGTCCTTCGCGCTTCAAGCGGGCAATCGCACTGCGGTCGTCAACGGCGTGGTCGTATCTCTAGACGTGCCTCCGCGCATCATTCGCGGTACGACTTATGTCCCGCTGCGCTTCGTTGCCGAAGCGATCGGCTACAAGGTGACCTGGGACGCAAAAAACAACGCGGTCTCGCTGACGCCGCTTGGCCAGCCCGGCGGAAGCACCGGCTTCCTGTGGAAGGCCGAGAAAAACGGCAACACGGTCTACCTGCTCGGCTCCATCCACGTCGCGCAGGCGCAGATGTATCCGCTGCGCGCCCAGATCGAAGCCGCGTACAAGGCGTCGCAGTATCTGGGCGTCGAAGTCGATCTGACCAAGACCGACGATGAATCGATCGAAAAGCTGATTGCGGACAAAGGCATGTACAAGGACGGAACGACGCTCAAGGATCACGTATCCCCGGAAACGTATCAGGCGCTCGTCGACATTCTCAAGGCGAACGAAATGCCGACAAATACGTTCGATCAATACGAGCCCTGGGTCGTCGCCCAATCGATTCCGACCGCGTCGGAAGAATACCAGGCCAACCTCGGCATTGACGCTTACTTCATGGGGAAAGCCGTCTCGGACAATAAGCTGATCGTGCCGCTGGAATCGGCCGAGAGCCAGTTGGCCTTGTTCGATCGCTTCTCCCCGACGCTGCAGGAAGAGCAGCTCCAGGAAGCGATCAACGCTTATAGCGCGAGCAGCAGCGGCGAGATGGATGCGCTCACGCGCATGTGGGTCACGGGCGACGAAGACGCGCTCCGCGCGCTCGTCAAGGCTTCCGCCGAAGACCAGGAGTATTACAAAGCGCTGGTCCTCGACCGCAACCTGACGATGTCCAGCAAGATCGAAGCTTACCTGAACGACGACCAGAACGTCACCCGCATGATCATCGTCGGCGCGCTTCATATGCTTGGCGACGACGGCATCATTACGCGGCTGAAAAACGACGGTTATACGGTCACCAAGCTCTAA